The following proteins come from a genomic window of Halorussus halophilus:
- a CDS encoding Cdc6/Cdc18 family protein gives MESEGDDDRDPLFRYDDPVFSDEDLLRISHLPGPNRIVGRDEHMQKVAEALNPAIFGQEPTHLFIFGKTGTGKSLISRSVSKRVENEAEREDVTVETAFIDCGEQTTEASVIKTVGRELNDPDETGITVPQRGLGTGDYYDRLWRIIDTCSDVTIVILDEIDMLEDDEVLRKLSRAGENRRVTDSTIGIVGISNKIDFPDELNERVKSSFAHDELVFPPYDAHQLIDILQNRADAFRDGVLSDDAVPLTAALAAQEHGDARKAIDILRNAGRIATKQDDKVVTEQHVYAAKEKTEADRFAELIEGAPTQAKAILLALTLLTENRHQEQFPTQQIYKQYQSIASELDMDALSERRVQEILQEQDFLNVINSETKGRGRGRGVHTMHRLLEEPEIVKKVLNRDSRIADLAL, from the coding sequence ATGGAATCTGAAGGCGACGACGACCGCGACCCGCTTTTCCGGTACGACGACCCGGTCTTCTCCGACGAGGACCTGCTTCGAATCTCCCACCTGCCCGGCCCGAACCGCATCGTGGGCCGCGACGAACACATGCAGAAGGTGGCAGAGGCATTGAACCCCGCTATCTTCGGCCAAGAACCGACACACCTGTTCATTTTCGGCAAGACTGGGACCGGGAAATCGCTCATCTCCCGCAGCGTCTCGAAACGCGTCGAGAACGAGGCCGAGCGCGAAGACGTAACCGTCGAGACGGCGTTCATCGACTGCGGTGAGCAGACGACGGAAGCGTCGGTCATCAAGACGGTCGGACGGGAACTCAACGACCCCGACGAGACGGGCATCACCGTTCCACAGCGTGGCCTCGGCACCGGTGACTACTACGACCGACTCTGGCGCATCATCGACACCTGTAGCGACGTGACCATCGTCATCCTGGACGAGATCGACATGCTCGAAGACGACGAGGTCCTCCGCAAACTCTCGCGCGCGGGAGAGAACCGCCGGGTAACCGACTCGACCATCGGCATCGTCGGCATCTCGAACAAGATTGACTTCCCGGACGAACTGAACGAACGAGTCAAGTCGAGTTTCGCCCACGACGAACTCGTCTTCCCGCCGTACGACGCCCACCAACTCATCGACATCCTCCAGAATCGTGCCGACGCGTTCCGCGATGGCGTCCTCTCTGACGACGCCGTCCCGCTCACCGCCGCGCTGGCCGCACAGGAACACGGCGACGCCCGCAAAGCTATCGACATCCTGCGAAACGCGGGTCGAATCGCCACCAAGCAGGACGATAAGGTTGTCACCGAACAGCACGTCTACGCGGCCAAGGAGAAGACCGAAGCCGACAGATTCGCAGAACTCATCGAGGGCGCACCCACGCAAGCCAAGGCCATCCTCCTCGCTCTCACACTCCTCACCGAAAATCGCCACCAAGAGCAGTTCCCGACCCAGCAAATCTACAAGCAGTACCAGTCCATCGCGTCGGAACTCGACATGGACGCCCTCTCCGAGCGCCGCGTCCAAGAAATCCTGCAAGAGCAGGACTTCCTCAACGTCATCAACTCCGAGACGAAGGGCCGGGGCCGGGGCCGTGGTGTCCACACCATGCACCGACTACTCGAAGAACCGGAAATCGTGAAGAAGGTCCTCAACCGCGACTCGCGCATCGCGGACCTCGCGCTCTGA
- the thrS gene encoding threonine--tRNA ligase, which yields MSQITVTLPDGSELELSEGSSVEDVAYEIGPGLGRDTVAGVVNGDLVDKATELHEDVRIEIVTDQSEEYLDVLRHSGAHVFAQALQRLYPDAKLTIGPWTDDGFYYDIYGVDLDEEDLEEIEEEAYDIIAEDYDIERFERSRDEAFEVYEDNEFKREILETEAADEETISFYEQGEFEDLCKGPHVESTGEIGGFALLNISGAYWRGDEENEMLTRVYGTAFESEEELEEFIQRRKEAEERDHRKIGQEMDLFSIPDYSPGCVHFHPNGMTIRRELEEYVRTKNDELGYEEVWTPELNKAELWKPTGHYDNFKEAGEMFAWEQDETEYGLKPMNCANHANVFDRKQHSYRDLPVRFSEFGTCYRNEQSGELSGLLRVRGFTQDDGHAFIREDQIRGEIVDVLGAIDDIYGHFGLEVKYKLETKGDNAVGSDDIWETATDALKDALASENLEYDVEVGEAAFYGPKIGINAVDAIGREWTIGTVQLDFNIPERLDLTYTGEDNEEHRPVMVHRALLGTFERFMGVMIEHFNGKFPTWLAPEQVRILPVSDDNIGYAKQLQNRYLDDFRVEIEDRSWTVGKKIQQAHDDNVPYMLIVGDDEEEDQTVSVRDRKERDENDVEIERFRDHLDAEVENKETDVSFLE from the coding sequence ATGAGCCAGATCACCGTCACCCTCCCAGACGGCTCCGAGTTGGAGCTGTCGGAGGGCTCGTCTGTCGAGGACGTCGCGTACGAAATCGGGCCCGGACTCGGGCGAGACACCGTCGCAGGTGTCGTGAACGGCGACCTCGTAGACAAGGCGACTGAACTCCACGAGGACGTACGCATCGAAATCGTCACAGACCAGAGCGAGGAGTACCTCGACGTACTTCGCCACTCCGGCGCTCACGTCTTCGCACAAGCCCTCCAGCGACTCTACCCCGACGCGAAGTTAACCATCGGCCCGTGGACGGACGACGGCTTCTACTACGACATCTACGGTGTCGATTTGGACGAAGAAGACCTCGAAGAAATCGAAGAAGAAGCCTACGACATCATCGCGGAGGACTACGACATCGAACGGTTCGAGCGGTCTCGCGACGAGGCGTTCGAGGTCTACGAGGACAACGAGTTCAAGCGCGAGATTCTGGAGACAGAGGCCGCAGACGAGGAGACGATTTCGTTCTACGAGCAAGGCGAGTTCGAAGACCTCTGTAAGGGTCCGCACGTCGAATCGACGGGCGAAATCGGCGGGTTCGCACTCCTGAACATCTCGGGTGCCTACTGGCGCGGCGACGAAGAGAACGAGATGCTGACCCGCGTCTACGGCACCGCCTTCGAGAGCGAGGAGGAACTAGAGGAGTTCATCCAGCGACGCAAGGAAGCCGAAGAGCGCGACCACCGCAAAATCGGTCAAGAGATGGACCTGTTCTCCATCCCCGACTACTCACCGGGCTGTGTCCACTTCCATCCGAACGGCATGACGATTCGCCGCGAACTCGAAGAGTACGTCCGCACGAAGAACGACGAACTCGGCTACGAGGAAGTGTGGACGCCCGAACTCAACAAGGCCGAACTGTGGAAGCCGACCGGCCACTACGACAACTTCAAGGAAGCGGGTGAGATGTTCGCGTGGGAACAGGACGAGACCGAGTACGGTCTCAAGCCGATGAACTGCGCGAACCACGCCAACGTCTTCGACCGCAAGCAACACTCCTACCGCGACTTGCCGGTTCGGTTCTCGGAGTTCGGCACCTGCTACCGCAACGAACAGTCGGGCGAGTTGTCGGGACTGCTCCGAGTCCGAGGATTCACGCAGGACGACGGCCACGCGTTCATCCGAGAAGACCAGATTCGGGGCGAAATCGTGGACGTACTCGGCGCTATCGACGACATCTACGGCCACTTCGGTCTCGAAGTGAAGTACAAACTGGAGACGAAAGGCGACAACGCGGTCGGTAGCGACGATATCTGGGAGACCGCCACCGACGCACTGAAAGACGCCCTCGCGTCCGAGAATCTGGAATACGACGTCGAAGTTGGCGAAGCCGCCTTCTACGGTCCGAAAATCGGTATCAACGCCGTGGACGCCATCGGCCGCGAGTGGACCATCGGCACGGTCCAGTTGGACTTCAACATCCCCGAGCGCCTCGACCTGACCTACACGGGCGAGGACAACGAGGAACACCGCCCGGTGATGGTCCACCGCGCGCTGCTCGGCACGTTCGAGCGGTTCATGGGCGTCATGATAGAGCACTTCAACGGGAAGTTCCCGACGTGGCTCGCACCCGAGCAGGTTCGCATCCTGCCTGTGAGCGACGACAACATCGGCTACGCGAAGCAGTTGCAGAACCGGTATCTGGACGACTTCCGCGTCGAAATCGAGGACCGCTCGTGGACGGTCGGCAAGAAGATTCAGCAGGCCCACGACGACAACGTGCCGTACATGCTCATCGTCGGCGACGACGAGGAGGAAGACCAGACCGTCTCGGTGCGCGACCGCAAGGAGCGCGACGAGAACGACGTCGAAATCGAGCGCTTCCGCGACCACCTCGACGCTGAAGTCGAGAACAAGGAAACCGACGTTTCCTTCCTCGAATAA
- a CDS encoding glutaredoxin family protein, whose translation MSITLYSLDGCPYCEKVHDALDEKGVEYETEWVQALHSKRNEVKRVSGQRGVPVLVNESRGVTMAESEKIVEYVEASL comes from the coding sequence ATGTCCATCACGCTCTATTCCCTCGATGGCTGCCCGTACTGCGAGAAAGTCCACGACGCCCTGGACGAGAAGGGCGTCGAGTACGAGACGGAGTGGGTCCAAGCACTCCACTCGAAGCGGAATGAAGTCAAACGAGTGAGCGGCCAGCGCGGTGTGCCCGTCCTCGTGAACGAGAGTCGCGGTGTGACGATGGCCGAGAGCGAGAAAATCGTCGAGTACGTCGAGGCCTCCCTCTAA
- a CDS encoding cob(I)yrinic acid a,c-diamide adenosyltransferase, which produces MKVYTGRGDEGKTDLRDMSRISKASPRIEAYGTVDELNALVGRVRPCGHDDVDDHLREVQNHLHVVQADFANPDPDEDAPVVREEHVELLEDWMDSYDEELEPLQSFILPGGSESGANLHHARTVCRRAERRAVTLQNDEDINDVAVKYLNRLSDALFVFGRVVNQRDGVPEESPSY; this is translated from the coding sequence ATGAAGGTGTACACCGGGCGTGGCGACGAGGGGAAGACCGACCTCCGAGACATGTCCCGCATCTCGAAGGCGAGTCCTCGAATCGAGGCGTACGGGACCGTAGACGAACTGAACGCTCTGGTCGGCCGCGTTCGACCCTGCGGTCACGACGATGTGGACGACCACCTTCGGGAAGTACAGAACCACCTCCACGTCGTGCAGGCGGATTTCGCGAACCCGGACCCCGACGAAGACGCCCCCGTCGTGCGGGAAGAACACGTCGAACTGCTGGAAGACTGGATGGATAGCTACGACGAGGAGTTAGAGCCGCTCCAGTCGTTTATCTTACCTGGCGGAAGCGAGTCAGGTGCGAATTTACATCACGCCAGAACCGTCTGTCGGCGGGCCGAACGGCGCGCGGTCACGCTGCAGAACGACGAGGACATAAACGACGTTGCGGTGAAGTATCTCAACCGACTCTCGGACGCGTTGTTCGTGTTCGGCCGCGTCGTCAACCAACGCGACGGCGTTCCGGAAGAGTCGCCGTCGTACTGA
- a CDS encoding zinc-dependent metalloprotease — protein sequence MNLYRSVRAIAESSGEGPIDWDAVGEAAKAATESGSLELSAAEREGYASDVRDARNRVREVAGVDFDVPDTIEVQNRHHWIDANIDTFRRVMGPVEEHGPEVLPGVARTVNTGTMSVMLSVLAKNVLGQYDPLLLAETPEDHALYFVHPNIHRVADMLDVDYDRFRRWIAFHEVTHAAEFGAAPWLSDHLEQRMESGIEALASGKLDREAFRELDAAMTAVEGYAELLMDEAFDDEYADLREKMDARRQGRDPLSKLLRRLLGLGMKRRQYERGKTFFERVATSRGLSGASAVWDRPENLPTDAELDDPQQWVARVNP from the coding sequence GTGAATCTGTATCGTAGTGTCCGGGCTATCGCCGAGTCGTCTGGCGAGGGGCCCATCGATTGGGATGCCGTCGGGGAGGCCGCGAAGGCGGCGACAGAGTCCGGGTCGTTGGAACTGTCGGCGGCCGAGCGAGAAGGGTACGCCAGCGACGTACGCGACGCACGGAACCGCGTCCGAGAAGTCGCAGGTGTCGATTTCGACGTACCCGACACCATCGAAGTACAGAATCGTCATCACTGGATAGACGCCAACATCGACACGTTCCGCCGCGTGATGGGCCCGGTCGAAGAACACGGCCCGGAAGTCCTGCCCGGCGTCGCCCGCACTGTTAACACGGGGACAATGTCGGTGATGCTGTCGGTCCTCGCCAAGAACGTTCTCGGGCAGTACGACCCGCTTCTACTCGCCGAAACACCCGAAGACCACGCGCTGTACTTCGTCCACCCGAACATCCACCGCGTCGCAGACATGCTCGACGTGGACTACGACCGATTTAGACGATGGATCGCCTTCCACGAAGTAACCCACGCCGCCGAGTTCGGTGCGGCCCCGTGGCTCTCGGACCACCTCGAACAGCGCATGGAATCGGGCATCGAGGCGCTCGCAAGCGGCAAACTCGACCGCGAAGCCTTCAGAGAACTTGACGCCGCGATGACCGCTGTCGAGGGGTACGCCGAGCTACTGATGGACGAGGCGTTCGACGACGAGTACGCCGACCTCCGCGAGAAGATGGACGCACGAAGACAGGGCCGAGACCCGCTCTCGAAGCTCCTGCGTCGGCTGCTCGGTCTCGGCATGAAACGCCGCCAGTACGAACGCGGCAAGACGTTCTTCGAGAGGGTCGCCACCAGTCGGGGCCTCTCCGGTGCCAGTGCGGTCTGGGACCGACCGGAGAACCTGCCGACTGACGCCGAGTTAGACGACCCACAGCAGTGGGTCGCGCGCGTGAACCCGTAG
- a CDS encoding cupredoxin domain-containing protein, which yields MTRETGETGNSGEADGRTRRKFIGAVAAGGVLASIGTIVGGQETTTGQGTTTVGNETATTAANQTETTVAETTPAEAGTTVVDQRNIALGARQGGWRGREPESIRRQRNPPLALREGQTYRVTWRNLDGLPHNFSFFDDQGFRMPIITIDGEEVRRTPVVSQRGATQTFEFTADPGIEAYICNVHPLTMRGNVFVWTGEI from the coding sequence ATGACACGAGAGACCGGAGAGACCGGGAATAGCGGAGAGGCAGACGGGCGGACGCGCCGCAAGTTCATCGGGGCAGTTGCCGCGGGGGGCGTCCTCGCGAGTATCGGGACTATCGTAGGGGGACAGGAGACGACCACCGGACAGGGAACGACCACTGTCGGCAACGAAACTGCGACGACCGCAGCGAACCAGACCGAAACGACGGTCGCCGAGACGACACCGGCCGAGGCTGGGACAACCGTCGTAGACCAGCGAAACATCGCGCTCGGTGCGCGACAGGGTGGCTGGCGCGGGCGCGAGCCAGAGTCGATTCGCAGGCAACGGAACCCGCCGTTGGCGCTACGCGAGGGTCAGACGTACCGAGTCACGTGGCGGAACCTCGACGGACTCCCGCACAACTTCTCGTTCTTCGACGACCAAGGATTCCGGATGCCGATAATCACGATCGACGGCGAGGAGGTCAGACGAACCCCAGTGGTCAGTCAGCGCGGAGCGACACAGACGTTCGAATTCACCGCTGACCCGGGGATAGAGGCGTACATCTGTAACGTCCATCCGCTCACCATGCGAGGTAACGTCTTCGTCTGGACGGGTGAGATTTGA
- a CDS encoding DUF7838 family putative zinc beta-ribbon protein translates to MSQELDHHCPQCETERTFYRTASTNLHLGEKTKWGCPECDFRLVRIDGDIDSAEA, encoded by the coding sequence ATGAGCCAAGAACTTGACCATCACTGCCCTCAGTGCGAGACAGAGCGCACGTTCTACCGCACCGCGAGTACGAATCTCCACCTCGGAGAGAAGACGAAGTGGGGCTGTCCGGAGTGTGACTTCCGCCTCGTCCGCATCGACGGCGACATCGACTCGGCCGAAGCCTGA
- a CDS encoding PQQ-dependent sugar dehydrogenase, with the protein MTRTPDERANSTTQTRRRFLQAVAAGGIAGGIGLTGARAQETTLEFGGQRSGWVGRAPAAIEGQTNPTLQLEAGRTYTVRWENVDGLPHNFAFLDPDGNSIPVIQTDDGAVAETEIVSQRGATQEFQFVAEPAIATYFCVVHPNSMRGGVEVRGGGATTTAGEETTQRPERFVPRGPTVGLQQVAGDPIQQPVGFAVADEDRDRRFVVDQNGQIYVHGPDGIESEPFLDVQEKLVSLRSDFDERGLLGLAFHPEFQDNGRFFVRYSAPLRPEDFVGPDREGTPKDFDHTFVLSEYQTTDDGSAARPDSERILLEIPEPQFNHNAGDLAFGPDGYLYVAVGDGGGANDSDMGHVPDWYDDNEGGNGQDVTENLLGSILRIDVDNEEDGRRYAIPDDNPLVGTDAFPEHYAWGLRNPWRMSFNDGELFVADVGQNLFEEVNIVERGGNYGWNVKEATHCFSPASPDEPPENCPDSTPDGVRGGEPLIDPVIEYPHTFQNQSVGISVTGGYVAQSDTVGELQSRYVFGDWSRSFSEPRGRLFVATRPEAGETETAEETTTDTAQAGDGDGLWSFEELVVENSPNGEVNRFVLAFGRDRNGDLYVCTSETPSVSGSGSVYKIVPPGEGDQISPPVQATTTAGETTTGGGETTTSDGEATTVEETTSAPETTEESG; encoded by the coding sequence ATGACACGTACACCAGACGAAAGAGCGAACAGCACAACTCAGACGAGACGACGATTTTTACAGGCAGTCGCGGCAGGAGGCATCGCCGGGGGCATCGGTCTGACTGGCGCACGGGCACAGGAGACGACCTTAGAGTTCGGCGGCCAGCGCTCGGGATGGGTCGGCCGCGCGCCAGCGGCAATCGAAGGCCAAACGAATCCGACGCTACAGTTAGAGGCGGGTCGGACGTACACGGTTCGCTGGGAGAACGTGGACGGCCTCCCGCACAACTTCGCGTTTCTGGACCCGGACGGGAACAGCATCCCGGTCATCCAGACCGACGACGGGGCGGTCGCCGAGACTGAAATAGTCTCACAACGAGGCGCGACACAGGAGTTCCAGTTCGTCGCCGAACCAGCGATTGCGACGTACTTCTGCGTCGTCCACCCGAATTCGATGCGGGGGGGCGTCGAGGTTCGGGGCGGAGGGGCGACGACGACCGCGGGCGAGGAGACGACCCAACGACCAGAACGCTTCGTGCCACGGGGGCCGACTGTCGGACTCCAACAGGTGGCTGGCGACCCAATTCAACAGCCAGTCGGGTTCGCGGTCGCCGACGAGGACCGCGACCGACGGTTCGTCGTGGACCAGAACGGGCAGATATACGTCCACGGACCGGACGGTATCGAATCCGAACCGTTCCTCGACGTGCAGGAGAAGTTGGTCTCGCTCCGGAGCGACTTCGACGAGCGCGGACTGCTCGGGTTGGCGTTCCATCCGGAGTTCCAAGACAACGGCCGGTTCTTCGTACGTTACAGCGCGCCGTTGCGCCCGGAGGACTTCGTCGGCCCCGACCGAGAGGGGACGCCGAAGGACTTCGACCACACGTTCGTCCTCTCTGAGTACCAAACGACAGACGATGGGAGTGCTGCTCGACCGGACTCCGAGCGAATCCTCCTGGAGATTCCGGAACCGCAGTTCAACCACAACGCGGGCGACCTCGCGTTCGGTCCGGACGGCTACCTCTACGTGGCGGTCGGCGACGGTGGCGGTGCGAACGACTCCGACATGGGCCACGTGCCCGACTGGTACGACGACAACGAGGGCGGCAACGGCCAAGACGTGACCGAGAACCTGTTGGGGAGCATTCTGCGCATCGACGTAGACAACGAGGAAGACGGGAGACGGTACGCCATCCCAGACGACAACCCGCTCGTCGGCACCGACGCGTTCCCCGAACACTACGCGTGGGGGCTTCGGAACCCGTGGCGTATGTCGTTCAACGACGGCGAACTGTTCGTCGCGGACGTCGGCCAGAACCTCTTCGAAGAGGTGAACATCGTCGAACGGGGCGGCAACTACGGGTGGAACGTCAAGGAAGCGACGCACTGTTTCAGCCCCGCGAGTCCGGACGAACCGCCGGAGAACTGTCCGGATTCGACGCCGGACGGCGTGCGCGGTGGAGAGCCACTCATCGACCCCGTCATCGAGTATCCACACACGTTCCAGAACCAATCGGTCGGCATCTCGGTCACCGGCGGCTACGTCGCGCAGAGCGACACCGTCGGCGAGCTACAGAGTCGGTACGTGTTCGGTGACTGGAGTCGTTCGTTCAGCGAACCGCGCGGGCGGCTGTTCGTGGCGACTCGTCCAGAAGCGGGGGAAACCGAAACTGCTGAGGAAACGACGACTGACACAGCACAAGCGGGAGACGGCGACGGACTCTGGTCGTTCGAAGAACTCGTCGTCGAAAACAGCCCGAACGGCGAAGTCAACCGGTTCGTCCTCGCCTTCGGTCGGGACCGAAACGGAGACCTGTACGTCTGTACGAGCGAGACACCGAGCGTGAGCGGTTCCGGTAGCGTCTACAAAATCGTCCCTCCGGGAGAAGGCGACCAGATTTCGCCGCCGGTCCAAGCGACGACTACTGCCGGGGAGACGACGACCGGCGGTGGTGAGACGACGACTTCCGATGGGGAAGCGACGACTGTCGAAGAAACGACGTCTGCCCCAGAGACGACCGAAGAGAGCGGATAG
- the gcvPB gene encoding aminomethyl-transferring glycine dehydrogenase subunit GcvPB, which yields MEYDQARWTTNDEYEPLLSEKNTEEVEVESSLPDELTRDSVELPELSEPELARHYTRLSQMNYGVDSGPYPLGSCTMKYNPKFTEDVAALPGAAVHPDRSDRSVQGSLALMAGLQDYLGRIGGMDAVSLQPPAGAAGEFAGILVAKAFHEANGENGQRKEIIVPDSAHGTNFASAALAGYDVVELPSAADGRVDLEALEAAAGDSTALFMLTNPNTLGLFERDIEEIADIVHDAGGLLYYDGANLNALLGQARPGDMGFDIMHYNVHKTFATPHGGGGPGAGPIGVTDELADFLPAPRVNDDNGKYELFDPEQSVGKVHGFQGNWLVLVKAYAYIARLGDEGLEDASAKAVLNANYLATQIEYEVPFGPFHHEFVASAGDQDAADVAKRMLDYGVHPPTTKWPEIVPEALMTEPTEIEGRETLDQLADAFNAVANEDDETLEAAPERTSAKRIDQTSAARDLRLSWQSLDEE from the coding sequence ATGGAGTACGACCAAGCCCGCTGGACCACGAACGACGAGTACGAACCGCTCCTCTCGGAGAAGAACACCGAGGAAGTCGAAGTCGAATCTTCGCTTCCGGACGAGTTGACGCGCGACAGCGTGGAGCTACCCGAACTCTCCGAACCCGAGTTGGCCCGCCACTACACGCGTCTCTCCCAGATGAACTACGGCGTCGATAGCGGTCCCTATCCGCTGGGGAGCTGTACGATGAAGTACAACCCGAAGTTCACCGAGGACGTTGCGGCGCTCCCCGGCGCGGCGGTCCACCCCGACCGCTCGGACCGGAGCGTGCAGGGAAGCCTCGCGCTGATGGCTGGACTCCAGGACTACCTCGGCCGCATCGGCGGGATGGACGCCGTGAGCCTCCAACCGCCTGCTGGCGCGGCGGGCGAGTTCGCCGGAATTCTGGTCGCCAAGGCATTCCACGAGGCCAACGGCGAGAACGGCCAGCGCAAGGAAATCATCGTCCCCGACAGTGCCCACGGTACGAACTTCGCCAGCGCCGCGCTGGCGGGCTACGACGTAGTCGAACTCCCCTCCGCGGCGGACGGCCGCGTCGATTTGGAGGCGCTCGAAGCCGCCGCGGGCGATTCGACGGCCCTGTTCATGTTGACGAATCCGAACACGCTCGGCCTCTTCGAGCGCGACATCGAGGAAATCGCCGACATCGTCCACGACGCTGGCGGTCTGCTCTACTACGACGGCGCGAATCTGAACGCCCTGCTCGGCCAAGCGCGACCGGGCGACATGGGCTTCGACATCATGCACTACAACGTCCACAAGACGTTCGCCACGCCTCACGGTGGTGGCGGTCCTGGTGCCGGACCAATCGGCGTCACGGACGAACTCGCGGACTTCCTGCCTGCACCGCGCGTGAACGACGACAACGGCAAGTACGAACTGTTCGACCCCGAGCAGAGCGTCGGCAAGGTCCACGGTTTCCAAGGCAACTGGCTCGTCCTCGTGAAAGCGTACGCCTACATCGCGCGACTCGGCGACGAGGGGCTCGAAGACGCCTCGGCGAAGGCTGTGCTGAACGCCAACTATCTCGCCACGCAAATCGAGTACGAGGTGCCGTTCGGCCCCTTCCACCACGAATTCGTCGCCAGCGCGGGCGATCAAGATGCCGCCGACGTGGCCAAGCGCATGCTCGACTACGGCGTCCACCCGCCGACGACGAAGTGGCCCGAAATCGTCCCGGAGGCGCTGATGACCGAACCGACCGAAATCGAAGGTCGCGAGACGCTCGACCAACTCGCAGACGCGTTCAACGCAGTCGCCAACGAGGACGACGAGACGCTCGAAGCCGCACCTGAACGCACCAGCGCCAAGCGCATCGACCAGACGAGCGCGGCGCGGGACCTGCGACTCTCGTGGCAGTCGCTCGACGAGGAGTAG